One window of the Acaryochloris sp. CCMEE 5410 genome contains the following:
- a CDS encoding glycosyltransferase family 4 protein: MAIHVMHVMDKLSVAGSEIHGVSKAIERWIPCFNSQEIRFSICSLRAPEEAAQIFERQGVPVFFLGRSKFDPRTFLDLSKLIEQEKPDILHLSGYGSTTFGRLVGTTKGLPNIVHEHAVFPKQPLYLTAVDALLSPLTTTAIACSEPVRDFMVTARKVQPQKVETLFYGLPLKEFKAPAQEVVDHERSKLGIQPGEKVICNVGRLDTQKGQIYLLKAATSILKEFPNTRFLLVGAGPDLEMLQSFAQSEGIADQVIFTGYREDVPTLLALADVVAMPSLWEGLPIALVEAMNMSKPVVGTTAGGMGSAIDDQKTGFIIPFKDCELLANKLIFLLKNSEVAQSMGSEAKEKCKQYDIAHSYKRLREIYLSLTSKRTNLKVSNSAI; encoded by the coding sequence ATGGCTATTCATGTAATGCATGTCATGGATAAGCTGAGCGTTGCTGGCTCAGAGATTCATGGTGTATCTAAGGCTATCGAGCGGTGGATTCCTTGCTTCAATTCACAGGAGATTCGGTTCAGCATTTGTAGCTTACGAGCACCTGAGGAAGCAGCGCAAATTTTTGAACGTCAAGGAGTTCCAGTATTCTTCTTGGGCCGAAGTAAATTTGATCCTAGGACTTTTCTAGATCTTTCAAAATTAATTGAGCAAGAAAAACCCGATATTCTACACTTAAGTGGATATGGTTCTACGACATTTGGGCGCTTAGTTGGAACCACAAAAGGTTTGCCCAATATTGTTCATGAACATGCAGTTTTTCCTAAACAGCCACTTTATCTGACGGCAGTGGATGCCCTATTATCGCCCTTGACAACAACAGCGATAGCTTGTTCAGAACCTGTACGCGACTTTATGGTGACCGCGCGTAAAGTTCAACCCCAAAAAGTAGAAACATTATTTTATGGCTTACCGCTAAAAGAGTTTAAGGCTCCTGCTCAAGAAGTCGTCGATCATGAACGATCAAAGCTAGGTATTCAACCTGGAGAAAAGGTGATTTGTAATGTAGGTCGATTGGACACTCAAAAAGGTCAAATTTACCTACTGAAAGCTGCAACCTCAATTTTAAAAGAGTTTCCAAATACCCGTTTCTTGTTGGTCGGGGCTGGCCCAGATTTAGAAATGCTCCAGTCCTTTGCTCAAAGTGAAGGTATTGCTGATCAGGTTATTTTCACTGGCTATCGCGAAGATGTTCCGACCTTATTGGCCCTCGCTGATGTTGTGGCGATGCCTTCCCTATGGGAGGGATTACCAATTGCTTTAGTGGAAGCAATGAATATGAGCAAACCGGTTGTGGGTACGACTGCAGGAGGCATGGGATCTGCAATCGATGATCAGAAAACTGGTTTTATTATTCCGTTTAAGGATTGTGAGCTATTAGCCAACAAACTAATTTTCTTGCTGAAAAATTCAGAAGTGGCGCAATCTATGGGTAGCGAAGCAAAAGAAAAATGCAAGCAGTATGATATTGCCCATTCCTATAAAAGATTGAGAGAAATATATCTTTCATTGACCTCCAAAAGGACTAATTTAAAAGTCTCTAATAGTGCGATTTAA
- a CDS encoding RNAseH domain-containing protein, which translates to MKNFLKERIDSQTHLICCCTEEVQAALEKVAQHYFGNSLKLDFRPLQGLSDPIVEEKRNNRSIPNLQHIKEFGQQNQPNKPTPIIIEILSKQHPSYRDGRDPKSHLKSQLPKYNLVPQCIVSTEVSDEVGHETKEVKDLDNPALSAILDAILPFDQNIPLSEVNSDSIEASSIDNTVYAGFYIISRNNKTASKSFNEPVLVCIHKNEVGVLLPERSLEFLSMPAAICKLAHAQAAKNQSGKTEQVINTMLSQLSLMYSSADDIYLFAHAQNARRYWQWLQDSQFDPDHPPTTKIHLIRIRDGMYHEVPTGYGLPMDSENFEEETASFAGGIFVPQACDLEETSFTQTVLSIARKPRTSNAQRRNMSRFQAYSSRRKGVDVPRVPSPLSGWKVPQPRAHNIFATPSPEKIELHHAITHKLRALHWWTPDECEYPLPLSLAEKLKEWAFNEDDSEIP; encoded by the coding sequence GTGAAAAACTTTCTCAAAGAGCGTATAGACAGCCAGACGCATCTGATTTGCTGCTGTACAGAAGAGGTTCAAGCAGCTTTGGAGAAGGTCGCTCAGCACTACTTCGGAAACAGCCTGAAGCTAGATTTTCGTCCGTTACAAGGACTATCAGATCCTATTGTGGAAGAAAAGCGGAATAATCGGAGCATCCCCAACCTTCAGCATATTAAAGAATTTGGTCAGCAAAACCAACCAAATAAACCGACTCCAATCATCATTGAAATTCTTTCTAAACAACATCCTAGCTATCGTGATGGGCGTGATCCGAAATCCCACTTAAAATCTCAACTACCAAAATATAATCTTGTTCCGCAGTGCATTGTCTCCACAGAGGTGAGCGATGAAGTGGGGCACGAGACCAAAGAGGTCAAGGATCTTGATAATCCTGCATTGAGTGCGATTTTAGACGCCATTTTGCCCTTTGACCAAAATATCCCATTATCAGAAGTGAATTCTGACAGCATAGAGGCAAGCAGCATTGATAACACGGTCTATGCTGGTTTTTATATCATCAGTCGCAATAATAAGACAGCCTCAAAAAGCTTCAATGAACCAGTTTTGGTCTGTATCCACAAGAATGAGGTTGGTGTTCTGCTGCCGGAGAGAAGTCTAGAGTTTCTGTCCATGCCTGCCGCAATTTGTAAATTGGCCCATGCCCAAGCAGCTAAGAATCAATCAGGGAAAACGGAGCAAGTCATCAACACTATGTTAAGTCAACTAAGCTTAATGTATTCCAGCGCTGATGATATTTACCTATTTGCCCATGCTCAGAACGCCCGTCGATATTGGCAATGGTTGCAAGACAGTCAATTTGATCCTGACCATCCACCTACCACCAAGATTCATCTCATTCGTATTCGTGATGGGATGTATCACGAAGTCCCTACTGGATACGGTCTGCCAATGGATTCAGAGAACTTCGAGGAAGAGACTGCGTCTTTTGCTGGGGGAATATTTGTTCCACAAGCCTGTGACCTCGAAGAGACATCATTTACTCAAACTGTACTGAGCATCGCTCGAAAACCCAGAACTAGCAATGCACAGCGAAGGAATATGAGTCGTTTTCAAGCTTATTCATCTCGACGTAAGGGTGTAGATGTTCCTCGTGTTCCATCACCATTAAGTGGCTGGAAGGTTCCTCAGCCACGCGCTCATAATATTTTCGCTACCCCGTCACCCGAAAAAATTGAGTTGCATCATGCAATTACCCACAAACTCAGAGCACTGCACTGGTGGACTCCTGATGAGTGCGAATACCCATTGCCACTATCACTAGCTGAAAAGCTGAAGGAGTGGGCCTTTAACGAAGACGATTCAGAAATACCTTAG